A window of Shewanella mesophila contains these coding sequences:
- a CDS encoding ATP-binding protein, which translates to MKFSSLPNRIFIKLLLSFWLCSSLIIAIVGLLPLIQQQHDQTKIPPHLEALLERIAKRIEQEPTLLDSRRSQRWHRFREMDHKPVRFYLVDEQGQVVNTDRASRAMRRFMLLAEEAGQPISHQFKDEILFGPHEFTVNGKKYSLYGRLAEMHPRPWFFFFIDNIIMTLVLAIVLSGLLCGILAWHLGKPLRSLKHSAEAVAKGELSHRADKNTTARNDEIGQLAVAFNAMADSIESMVNCQQRLISDISHELRTPLTRLQLALALARKKGQESTELERIGYEAHQLEAMIAELLELSRAKLNLHENKHSLSLSETLGQVLDDAEFEAEQQNKQLVIDIDEQLMLPIAPRPLSRAIENLLRNAIHYANKQVSIKAVAYNEHVVIEIVDDGPGIALEADLKAIFDPFYRPQSARERESGGWGLGLAIAKAAVDTHQGQITATNTTPHGLLVTIKLPK; encoded by the coding sequence ATGAAATTCAGTAGTCTGCCCAATCGCATCTTCATCAAACTGCTACTCAGCTTTTGGCTTTGTAGCAGCCTAATTATCGCCATCGTCGGCCTACTGCCGCTGATCCAGCAACAACACGACCAGACCAAGATTCCCCCTCATCTAGAGGCCTTACTCGAACGCATCGCTAAACGCATCGAACAAGAACCCACACTGCTCGATTCTCGTCGTTCACAAAGATGGCATAGGTTCCGAGAGATGGACCATAAACCTGTACGTTTCTATCTCGTTGATGAGCAAGGACAAGTAGTCAATACCGACAGAGCGTCGAGAGCAATGCGCCGCTTTATGCTGTTAGCGGAGGAGGCTGGCCAACCGATAAGTCATCAATTTAAAGATGAGATCCTGTTCGGCCCCCATGAATTTACGGTCAATGGTAAGAAGTACAGCCTATATGGTCGCCTAGCCGAAATGCACCCTAGACCCTGGTTTTTCTTTTTCATCGACAACATCATCATGACCTTGGTTCTTGCTATTGTGTTATCTGGACTACTATGCGGTATTTTGGCATGGCACTTAGGTAAACCACTAAGATCGCTTAAGCACAGCGCAGAGGCTGTAGCCAAGGGTGAACTGAGTCATCGTGCCGACAAAAACACCACGGCGCGTAACGATGAAATAGGCCAGCTCGCGGTCGCATTCAATGCAATGGCAGACTCTATCGAATCTATGGTCAATTGCCAACAACGGCTTATTAGCGATATATCCCATGAACTGAGAACACCATTAACTCGCCTACAGCTGGCGTTAGCGCTCGCGCGTAAAAAAGGGCAAGAGTCAACCGAGCTAGAACGAATTGGCTATGAGGCACATCAGCTTGAGGCAATGATAGCGGAACTATTGGAATTATCTCGAGCCAAGTTAAACCTGCACGAAAACAAACATAGCTTGTCGCTCAGTGAAACCCTAGGCCAAGTACTGGATGATGCAGAGTTTGAAGCCGAGCAACAAAATAAACAGCTAGTGATCGATATTGATGAGCAGCTGATGTTGCCGATCGCGCCGCGTCCATTGTCGAGGGCAATAGAGAATTTACTCCGAAATGCGATTCACTATGCTAACAAGCAAGTCAGCATTAAAGCGGTAGCCTATAACGAGCACGTGGTTATTGAGATAGTTGATGATGGCCCAGGTATAGCGCTCGAAGCCGATCTCAAAGCCATATTTGATCCCTTCTATCGACCACAGTCAGCGAGGGAAAGAGAGTCAGGCGGCTGGGGGTTAGGATTGGCCATAGCGAAAGCTGCTGTCGACACCCATCAGGGACAGATAACCGCGACCAATACCACTCCTCATGGTCTGTTAGTCACCATCAAGCTGCCGAAATAG
- a CDS encoding Spy/CpxP family protein refolding chaperone, which yields MNKFTLKSGLLAFVTTAALMTPMAYAANGYYGNGDGSGDCFASRQDMRGDYRGYHDNMGKMFRGLNLTDQQRADIRGLMQQHRDAMQERRPSSDVRQAHQEQMLTFVTADSFNEADAIAFMEARQARRQQSGIEMLKVQREIYQLLTPEQQTQFKENFAKRGMRKGDRP from the coding sequence ATGAATAAGTTCACTTTAAAATCAGGACTACTGGCTTTTGTTACAACTGCAGCACTAATGACGCCAATGGCTTATGCCGCTAATGGTTATTATGGAAATGGAGATGGCAGTGGTGATTGTTTCGCATCTCGACAAGATATGCGTGGCGACTATCGAGGTTACCATGACAACATGGGTAAGATGTTTCGTGGACTCAATTTAACCGATCAGCAGCGCGCCGATATCAGGGGGTTAATGCAACAACACAGAGATGCGATGCAAGAGAGACGTCCGTCGAGTGATGTGCGTCAGGCTCATCAAGAGCAGATGTTAACCTTTGTGACCGCTGATTCGTTTAATGAAGCCGATGCGATAGCCTTTATGGAAGCGAGACAAGCACGACGTCAGCAGAGCGGCATCGAAATGTTGAAAGTACAAAGGGAGATTTATCAGTTACTCACACCTGAGCAGCAAACTCAGTTTAAAGAGAACTTTGCTAAGCGTGGCATGCGTAAAGGAGATCGCCCATAA
- a CDS encoding LysR family transcriptional regulator: MLKIELLESFIAVAEAGNLSKAADKICRTQSTLSLQIKKLEESVGQPLLLRDNKGVTLTESGETLLNYAYKMMQLNSQALDDLKDCQNRETIRLGVPTDYIKCYLGSCLLEFIREFTCIELVIDTDVSGNLYKRLHQGEFDLIVATHWQPPANGELLFERKFHWAAAKGGNAHKRDTIPMALYPENCPIRAQVFANHQLTMRPINVLLSTPSPQALCMAVENDLTIAPIAEFRVNDKMQILDPIEHNLPVLPVFNEALYLNPDTQTDATKQLITLIKANVKNLAENYPG; this comes from the coding sequence ATGTTAAAAATCGAATTACTGGAAAGTTTTATCGCGGTAGCTGAGGCGGGGAACCTGTCGAAGGCGGCTGATAAAATTTGCCGTACACAATCGACCCTCAGCCTGCAAATTAAGAAGCTTGAAGAGAGCGTCGGCCAACCTTTGCTACTGAGAGACAACAAGGGGGTCACACTGACCGAGTCCGGTGAAACTCTGTTGAATTATGCCTATAAGATGATGCAGCTCAACTCACAGGCGCTGGATGATCTCAAAGATTGTCAAAACCGCGAAACCATCCGCCTTGGGGTTCCCACAGACTATATCAAATGCTACCTTGGCAGTTGCTTACTGGAGTTTATTCGTGAATTTACCTGTATCGAGCTGGTGATCGACACAGATGTTAGCGGCAACTTATACAAACGCTTGCATCAGGGAGAGTTCGATCTGATTGTGGCCACGCACTGGCAGCCACCAGCCAATGGCGAATTGCTATTTGAACGCAAGTTTCATTGGGCTGCGGCAAAAGGCGGCAACGCCCACAAACGCGACACTATCCCCATGGCCCTCTACCCAGAGAACTGTCCGATACGGGCGCAAGTCTTTGCCAACCACCAGCTGACCATGAGGCCGATCAATGTATTGCTCTCAACCCCATCGCCCCAGGCACTGTGTATGGCGGTCGAAAATGACCTGACTATCGCCCCTATTGCCGAGTTTCGTGTTAACGATAAGATGCAGATACTCGATCCCATCGAGCATAACCTGCCTGTGTTACCAGTATTTAATGAGGCCTTATACCTTAATCCCGACACCCAAACCGATGCGACCAAGCAATTGATCACGCTGATCAAAGCCAACGTCAAAAACTTAGCCGAGAATTATCCCGGCTAA
- a CDS encoding response regulator, translating to MNQILLIDDDLGLAELLAQLLELEGFSLTLAHDGQSGLALALEQEFDLILLDVMLPKLNGFEVLKALRSKKQTPVLMLTARGDEIDRVVGLEIGADDYLPKPFNDRELVARMKAIIRRTGQQIDEIQPTIIKFSDIKLDPSRQEVICQEQLLILTGTEFSLLYYMIQHSGEVLSKDCLSEKVLGKKLMPFDRSLDMHLSNLRKKLPERTDGRPRVKTLRGKGYIWLT from the coding sequence ATGAATCAAATACTGTTGATCGATGATGACTTAGGGCTAGCCGAACTGCTCGCACAACTGCTCGAACTGGAAGGGTTCAGTTTGACCTTAGCTCATGATGGCCAATCTGGCCTTGCGCTCGCTTTAGAGCAAGAGTTTGATCTGATTCTATTAGATGTCATGCTACCAAAATTGAATGGCTTCGAGGTACTAAAGGCCCTTCGCAGTAAGAAACAAACGCCAGTATTGATGTTAACTGCTCGCGGTGACGAAATAGACAGAGTGGTCGGTCTCGAAATTGGCGCAGATGATTATCTGCCTAAACCGTTCAATGATCGAGAACTGGTTGCACGTATGAAAGCGATTATTCGCCGCACTGGGCAACAAATTGATGAGATACAGCCCACTATCATCAAATTCTCCGACATCAAGCTTGACCCAAGTCGTCAAGAAGTGATCTGTCAGGAGCAGCTATTAATCTTAACTGGCACCGAGTTTAGCCTGCTCTATTACATGATCCAACACAGCGGTGAAGTACTCAGCAAAGATTGCTTAAGTGAGAAAGTGCTAGGTAAAAAACTGATGCCGTTTGACCGAAGCTTAGATATGCACCTGTCTAATTTACGCAAAAAACTACCCGAACGAACCGACGGTCGTCCCCGGGTTAAGACCCTACGTGGTAAAGGTTATATCTGGTTAACCTAA
- a CDS encoding TetR/AcrR family transcriptional regulator: MSSWEQREAYLVEVAQRCLRGHQSFDLCRSHLVAASQISKGTIYNHFTTEADLVVAVACSQYQDWLTAAKSEQQQYTDPFECYLFHHCQRLHDVLAQKRFVIERMMPNQELLQQASEVYRDRFNELLAQYCQWNQGMISAVGDRPGFDRDELLRNYIRGTMINSDDGIKQCDDVQIYYQFSYALSQLMGHSDKRIPTKQKFANWLSLLHTQTAISAA; encoded by the coding sequence ATGAGTAGCTGGGAACAGAGAGAGGCGTATCTGGTAGAAGTGGCGCAGCGTTGTCTTAGGGGGCATCAAAGCTTTGATTTGTGTCGTTCTCATCTTGTTGCGGCGAGTCAGATCTCGAAGGGAACCATCTACAACCATTTCACCACGGAGGCAGATTTAGTGGTGGCGGTTGCCTGTTCTCAATATCAAGATTGGTTGACGGCGGCTAAGAGCGAGCAGCAGCAATATACCGATCCGTTTGAATGCTATCTATTCCATCACTGCCAACGCTTGCATGATGTGCTAGCCCAGAAACGCTTTGTGATAGAGCGCATGATGCCCAATCAAGAGTTATTGCAGCAGGCCTCAGAGGTGTATCGCGATAGATTTAATGAGCTACTCGCGCAATATTGTCAGTGGAATCAGGGCATGATCTCAGCTGTTGGCGATCGCCCTGGATTTGATCGCGATGAGCTGCTCAGGAACTATATTCGTGGCACTATGATCAACAGCGATGACGGCATTAAGCAGTGCGATGATGTACAAATTTACTATCAATTTAGCTATGCGTTAAGTCAGTTAATGGGGCATTCGGATAAACGAATCCCCACTAAGCAAAAGTTTGCTAACTGGCTGTCACTATTACATACACAAACTGCTATTTCGGCAGCTTGA
- a CDS encoding methyl-accepting chemotaxis protein — MKTIGFKKTITLSVILLVSLCLALSNLFSYLTLKTNTVEQVNSKLQTMARFEAEGIQDWFMSKANSIDALAAQYRGGQLNGEYVMLARLVKANSLLYSVFWGFEDGSSYASVVDDAIWHNGIADPSQYDPRPRGWYQLAKNNDKAVLTDIYVDMVTGNPVISIVTDVGDGVLSGDIGLEILEETVNNIDFPGASAAIIDEAGKVLASNMAELQSGKLMSQQGWGQLEQEMVTRDAFASAYQGAGKDLLFYSHVIPLLQGKKKWFLVLNIDQDTAYAKVDEALEAALINSGIMLLVSSILVLLILNWLYRPIIQLKQVVTGLSQGQADLTMRLPVNSRDDLGDIATGINRFIANLEGIVKELYVDSQDIGRSIVALQGQMDGNSQVLSKHVQETEQIVAAVEEMSATANDVAGNTSQGSQVATLASSQINDTKQIVANTRETVTRLIEDVEATESSISNIAHDATTITKVLQVIGDIADQTNLLALNAAIEAARAGEQGRGFAVVADEVRALAARTQSSTAEIESTLSQLLKGIDATVATMGQTKETCEQTNHWTNNVTTNLDEVIQSVETVSDLNTQIATAAEEQSMVSAEVSRNMAEIRDIVVVLEDSGSASRDETHKLSALNQKLLAVVDKFTLG; from the coding sequence ATGAAAACCATCGGCTTCAAGAAAACCATCACCCTGTCGGTGATTCTCTTAGTGTCTCTGTGTTTGGCACTGTCTAACTTATTCTCTTATCTCACCTTAAAGACTAATACCGTCGAACAGGTGAACAGTAAGCTGCAAACCATGGCGCGCTTCGAGGCTGAAGGGATACAGGATTGGTTTATGAGTAAGGCCAACAGTATCGATGCGCTAGCGGCACAATACAGGGGCGGTCAACTCAATGGGGAGTATGTGATGCTGGCTAGGCTGGTCAAAGCGAATAGCCTTTTATACTCGGTCTTTTGGGGGTTTGAAGATGGTAGCTCCTATGCCAGTGTGGTCGATGATGCGATTTGGCACAATGGCATCGCCGATCCCAGTCAGTATGATCCTCGCCCTCGGGGCTGGTATCAGTTGGCCAAAAACAATGACAAGGCAGTATTGACCGACATTTATGTCGATATGGTTACTGGGAACCCGGTGATCTCCATCGTTACCGATGTGGGAGATGGTGTGTTGTCGGGTGACATTGGTCTGGAGATCTTAGAGGAAACCGTGAATAACATCGATTTTCCCGGTGCATCGGCCGCGATTATCGATGAAGCGGGCAAGGTGCTGGCCTCCAATATGGCAGAATTACAGTCGGGTAAACTGATGAGCCAGCAAGGTTGGGGGCAGCTGGAGCAAGAGATGGTGACGCGTGACGCATTCGCGTCGGCGTATCAGGGAGCAGGCAAAGACTTACTATTCTACAGTCATGTTATTCCTCTCTTACAGGGGAAGAAAAAGTGGTTTCTTGTGCTTAATATCGATCAAGATACCGCTTATGCCAAGGTCGATGAGGCGCTCGAGGCAGCCTTGATCAATTCCGGCATCATGTTATTGGTCAGTAGCATATTGGTGCTGCTTATTCTTAATTGGCTGTATCGTCCGATCATACAACTTAAGCAGGTGGTCACAGGGTTGTCACAGGGGCAAGCCGATCTCACCATGAGGTTACCAGTCAATAGCCGTGACGATCTGGGTGATATCGCCACCGGCATTAACCGTTTTATTGCGAATCTCGAGGGGATAGTGAAGGAGCTGTATGTCGACTCGCAGGATATTGGGCGGAGTATCGTCGCGCTGCAGGGACAGATGGACGGCAATAGCCAAGTGCTGAGCAAGCACGTACAAGAGACAGAACAGATAGTGGCCGCCGTCGAGGAGATGAGCGCTACGGCAAATGATGTGGCTGGTAATACCTCGCAGGGTTCGCAGGTGGCGACCTTGGCAAGTTCGCAGATCAATGACACCAAACAGATAGTGGCTAATACTCGTGAGACGGTCACACGATTGATAGAAGATGTCGAGGCGACCGAGAGTAGCATCAGCAATATTGCGCATGACGCAACAACGATCACCAAGGTGTTGCAGGTGATTGGCGACATCGCCGATCAGACTAACCTATTGGCGTTGAATGCTGCCATCGAGGCTGCAAGGGCTGGTGAACAGGGGCGCGGTTTTGCTGTGGTTGCCGATGAGGTAAGGGCACTGGCGGCCAGAACTCAATCGAGCACCGCCGAGATAGAATCGACATTGAGTCAGCTGCTCAAGGGGATCGATGCGACGGTCGCGACTATGGGGCAAACCAAGGAGACTTGCGAGCAAACCAATCATTGGACTAACAATGTGACGACCAATCTTGATGAGGTCATCCAGTCGGTGGAGACGGTGAGCGATCTTAATACTCAAATTGCCACCGCGGCTGAAGAGCAAAGCATGGTATCGGCCGAGGTGAGTCGTAATATGGCCGAGATACGCGATATCGTGGTGGTGTTAGAAGATAGCGGTTCGGCGAGTCGTGATGAGACGCATAAGTTGTCGGCCTTGAATCAGAAACTGCTGGCCGTAGTGGATAAGTTTACCTTAGGTTAA